The Rahnella aquatilis CIP 78.65 = ATCC 33071 genomic sequence AGTATGATAAACCCGGCGTGCAGGTATTTGTTTACGGACGCGACGGGCTGGCAACCGGTGAGAACGAACCGGTGCGTTATCCGGCACGCCAGACCCGTTTGGCCAGTGATGCCGTGGCGCGTTTGCATCAGCTTGATGAAAAACGCACGGTGTTTATTCAGCAAAATCCGCAAGCCATCGACAGCGGTGTGTTCCACAACGACGTCATTTCTGTCAGCAACGGCAACGTGCTTTTCCATCACGAGCAGGCGTTTGTGAATTCAGGCAACGCGCTGGAGGAAATCCGTCGCAAAATGGCGGCGCTTGAGCTGGATTTCTTACCCGTTGAAGTGCCGCAGTCAATAGTGTCTCTCGACGATGCGGTCGCGACGTATCTGTTTAACAGTCAGTTGCTGACCAAGCCCGACGGTAAAATGATGCTGGTGGTGCCGGAAGAATCCCGCCAGCATACCGGCGTCTGGGCCTATCTTTCTGCACTGAAAGACAGCGGCGGACCGGTCGATCAGATTGAAGTGTTTGATCTGCGCGAAAGTATGCGTAACGGCGGCGGCCCGGCCTGTCTGCGCCTGCGGGTGGCGCTCAACCGCAACGAACTGAATGCGGTGAATGTCGCCTCGCTGATGAGTGACAGCCAGTTCGCACGGCTCAACACCTGGGTGGACACGCATTACCGTGACCGGATGCAGGCCAAAGATCTGGCCGATCCGCAGCTTCTGACCGAAGTGCGTACTGCGCTCGACGAACTGACCAATATTCTCGGGCTGGGTGCGATTTATCCGTTCCAGCGCTGAGCCATCACAGGAGTGACAGTATGTTTGATTTACTGGCAACGACGCTTTCCGGTGACGCAGTGACTGAACCTGCCGGACAAAGCGAAACGCTGGACTGGCAATGGCGCGGCGAGGGGATCCTCGAGCTTTCACCCCGTCAGCCCTGTGAGGCGGCGGTGGTGATCTCCGCCGGTATTCACGGCAATGAAACGGCGCCCGTTGAATTGCTCAATCAGTTGGTCAGCGAGCTGCTGTCAGGCGAAAGGCTGTTGCGGGTCCGGCTGCTGGTTATACTGGGTAACCCGCCGTCAATGCGCATCAATAAGCGATTTGTTGAAGCTGACATGAACCGCATGTTCGGCGGGCGTCATGCACGTTATACACCCAATGATGAAACCCGGCGGGCGCAGGAGCTTGAACAAGTGATGGCGTTGTTTTATCGCAGCGCCACTGCGGCAGGCACGACGCAGCGGTTTCATTATGATCTGCATACCGCAATCCGTGGTTCGAAACATGTGCGCTTTGGATTATTGCCGTTACAGACGAGAGCGAAAAGCGAAACCATGCTCGCCTGGCTCGACGCCGCCGGGCTGGATGCGCTGGTGCATCACCGCTCGCCGGGCGGAACATTCACGCATTTCAGCAGCGAGGTTTTTCAGGCCGACAGTTGCACGCTGGAACTGGGCAAAGCGCTGCCGTTTGGCAATAACGATCACACGCAGTTCACCGCTATCCGCCGCGCGCTGGAAACGCTGGTCAGTGGTGAACCGCTTCCTGCACGCCAGGCGGCGTCACCTTTGGTGCATTACCGCGTGGTGCAGGACGTGATCCGCTCACAGGAAGATTTCGAGCTGTTTATCCCGGCTGAGGCACTGAATTTTACAGCGTTCAGTCAGGGTTTTGTCATCGCGAAAGAAAGCGGCAAAATCTACAAGGTGGAAGCAGAGGAAGAAGTGGTGCTGTTTCCCAATCCGAACGTGGCGTTGGGATTAAGGGCAGGGCTGATGCTGGTGAAAATGTGATTTTTTGCGAGATGTCTTCCTGAATTGTTCATACAGTATTGCAAGTTAGCGACCTTTTGCGTACTTTGTGCTCATTGGGTTCGGCATGATGTTGAATTCATTACATGTTTTTGTTACGTGAACACGTTATAAAAAACGTCTCAGGGAGGATCATATGAACATGATGTATGACGAATACGATTGGTTCTAAAAGAAACTGATCTAAATAAGGCGGGGAATCCCGCCTTTTTCATGGATGAAAATCATGAAATTTGACGTGTTAGAACTCCAACTTATCAGCAATATCATTCTGCTTATCGGTGTCTTTGTCGCCATAGGCACGATTGTTTATAACGTCCGCATTGCGAAAAGAACTCAGACAGCCGTTTTTCTTTTTGAAAGTCGAACAGATACCCGTTATGCCCAGTCATTGAAAGTACTGAAAAAGGTACATAGTTCAGGAAAGTCTTTTCGCTCATTTGTATTTCCTCCGGAAGCTTCGCCGCTTACTGAAGAGGAAATCCGCGAATGTAGTAAGTTCCAATACATCCTTAATTTTTATGAGCGTGTTGCGGTGACTATTCAGAGCGGTATTTATGATGAAGATATGATTAAACGGACTTCTTATTCGACCGTGATCGACACCTGGAATATTGCTGAGCCTTTAATTAAAGCTCTGCGGGAAGAACTGAAATCGGATAATACTTATCAGGAATTTGAATGGCTCGCCGCGCGATGGAGAAATCAGCCACTGAATTTGAAAAGAGGCCGGTTTATCCGCTGAGTACAGGGTCTTCACCAAAAGAAAAAGGGTCCTGATTTCCATCAGGACCCTTTTTCTTTAATTTGGCGGTGAGAGAGGGGTTCGAACCCTCGATACGATTTCTCGTATACACACTTTCCAGGCGTGCTCCTTCAGCCACTCAGACACCTCACCGTGTTCGTAACAACGCGAGCGTTGCAACGGGGCGCTACTATAGGGAGACAGCCGCGAAGGGTCAAGAAAATTTTCAGCGTTTTGTGCCAGACGCTCAGAGTCTGTTCAGCGAAAATAATGCAGTGGCGGGCGGGTTTTCACGCACCCAAAACAAAAAAGGTTCTGATTTTCATCAGAACCTTTTTTGTTTAATGTGGTGGAGAGAGAGGGGTTCGAACCCTCGATACGATTGCTCATATACACACTTTCCAGGCGTGCTCCTTCAGCCACTCAGACACCTCTCCAGTCGTCGGCCGCACCGCAGTGCTGCTGACCGGCGCTAATGTAGGGAAAACTCGCCTCACCGTCAACACTCTTTTGCAGGTTCCATGCCGTTTAAACAAACTTAGAGCAATCTGATGATTTAAAGAGCAAAAAGTGCGTTAAGGATGAGCAGTCGGGATTTGGTTGCACGGCGTGATTAAAATTGCTTATAAGAATGCATAAATAAGTAGAATTTTTGCATGAAAGCACAATTATCCCGCAAACACTTTTTGTTACGGCGAAATAGCAAGATATGTTGTGGTAATCGTCCGGGGTAGCGGTATAACAATGCACTCTGAAAAAATGCTTCGCATAAGAACTGTATAAGTCATCCTTTGAAGCAGGGTTATTTATCACATAAGGGCAGGGGTCATTCTTGAGTCAGTCAAATAACGCGACCGGGTCGCAGCACCGCGCGGCAATTCCTGCCGGGGCGGGCACATTATTCTTCGTGCAGACATTCGCAACGCTTGGCTTTGCGGTGCTGTATTCCACACTGGTACTGTACGCCACCAAAAAACTCGGCTTCAGTGAAGATAACGCCAACGCCATCATGGGCGTGTTCGGCGCATTCAACTACGGGCTGCATATGTTCGGCGGCTACCTCGGCGGGCGTTATCTCAGCAACCGCAATCTGTTCGTGCTCGGTATGGTGTTGCAGGTCTTTGGCTGTGCGCTGATTGCGCTGGCAGGCGTGACCGGTTTGTACTGGGGGCTGGCCATGTTCCTGACCGGCAGCGGACTGAATGTCACCTGTCTGAATATGATGCTGACCCAGCGGTTTGCGCCGGACGATGACCGCCGTGAATCGGCCTTCCTGTGGAATTATGCCGGGATGAACCTCGGCTTCTTTATAGGTTTTGCGGTCGCCGGTTATTTCCAGCTGAGTGAAAACTACCGCGCGCTGTTCCTGTTTGCCACGCTGGGTAATGTGGCGGCAATCCTCGTGACACTTTCCCGCTGGTCGATTCTGGCCGATATCAGCACGCCGCTGAAAGAGGCCAGCCGCAGCCAGTTGCTGCGCCGGATGGCGGTCGGCATAGCCATTCTGATTGTGCTGGTACCGGTCATCCGCATGTTGCTGACCCACGCAGAATTCAGCAGTTATTTTGTGGTCGCGCTGGGCATTGTGATTTTCGCGCTGATGGCGCTGGTGACATTCCGCCATCGTGATGCGGATGAACGCCGTCGCATGAAGGCGTATCTGCTGCTGGCGCTCGGTTCGCTGGTTTTCTGGACGCTGTATCAGCTGGCACCGATGGGGCTGATGCTGTTCTCTGAGAACAACATTAATCTGAATGTGTACGGTATCCGTGTGGCACCGCAGTGGATCCAGAATATTAATACCGTGGTTATCGTGATCGGCGGCCCGCTGATGGCGCTGTGGTTCAACCGCCTGCGTCAGCGCGGCTGGAATATTGATATCCCGGCACAATTCTCTGCCTCGTTATTTTGCATGGGACTTGGGATGCTGGTACTGCCTTTCGGCATCCATCTGGCGGGCGGCGACGGTCTGGTGGCGTTCAAATGGATTGCCATCAGCTATCTGCTGCAAAGTATCGGTGAGTTACTGATTTCTCCAATCGGTTACGCGATGATCGGCAAACTGGCGCCGCCGCGTTATCAGGGCGTAATGATGGGCTGCTGGATGATGGTCACCGGCGTAGCGTCGGTGCTGGCGAGCTACATTTCCGGACTGATGCCGCAGAACGCGGGCAGTACGCCGGTGCTGACCAATCCGGGCTACAGCCAGGTGTTTAACGCGCTGGGCTGGGGTTCTGTTATCACCGGTGTGGTTCTGCTGGTGCTTATTCCGTTGCTGCGCCGGATGATCCGCCGTGAGCCGGTTGCCGCCTGATTTATTAGCAGTCTCCGACAGTCACTTCACAAGCCCCGAATGCCGGGGCTTGTTCTTTTTTACGCCACAGGGTTGCATCCCGATGATATTCAGGGAAATCTATCGGCTCACAGGAGGCTTCCCCGATGAACATTATTTTTTACCACCCTACATCTGATGCAAAACCCTGGATTGACGGCATAACAAAAAGATTACCGCAGGCCAACGTGCGCGTGTGGAATGCTAATGATCATGAACCGGCGGATTACGCGCTGGTCTGGCGGCCGCCTTACGCTATGCTCGCGCCGCGCACCATGCTGAAAGGCA encodes the following:
- the astB gene encoding N-succinylarginine dihydrolase; the encoded protein is MSGCEANFDGLVGPTHHYAGLSFGNEASTKNQNAVANPRLAAKQGLLKMKALADLGFAQGILPPHERPHLSTLRKMGFGGSDREVLTNAQAYSPRLLSSLSSASSMWVANAATVSPSADSADGRVHFTVANLNNKFHRAIEADTTSAILRATFHADKYFAHHDALPQVAALGDEGAANHNRLCGEYDKPGVQVFVYGRDGLATGENEPVRYPARQTRLASDAVARLHQLDEKRTVFIQQNPQAIDSGVFHNDVISVSNGNVLFHHEQAFVNSGNALEEIRRKMAALELDFLPVEVPQSIVSLDDAVATYLFNSQLLTKPDGKMMLVVPEESRQHTGVWAYLSALKDSGGPVDQIEVFDLRESMRNGGGPACLRLRVALNRNELNAVNVASLMSDSQFARLNTWVDTHYRDRMQAKDLADPQLLTEVRTALDELTNILGLGAIYPFQR
- the astE gene encoding succinylglutamate desuccinylase, with translation MFDLLATTLSGDAVTEPAGQSETLDWQWRGEGILELSPRQPCEAAVVISAGIHGNETAPVELLNQLVSELLSGERLLRVRLLVILGNPPSMRINKRFVEADMNRMFGGRHARYTPNDETRRAQELEQVMALFYRSATAAGTTQRFHYDLHTAIRGSKHVRFGLLPLQTRAKSETMLAWLDAAGLDALVHHRSPGGTFTHFSSEVFQADSCTLELGKALPFGNNDHTQFTAIRRALETLVSGEPLPARQAASPLVHYRVVQDVIRSQEDFELFIPAEALNFTAFSQGFVIAKESGKIYKVEAEEEVVLFPNPNVALGLRAGLMLVKM
- a CDS encoding DUF4760 domain-containing protein, translated to MKFDVLELQLISNIILLIGVFVAIGTIVYNVRIAKRTQTAVFLFESRTDTRYAQSLKVLKKVHSSGKSFRSFVFPPEASPLTEEEIRECSKFQYILNFYERVAVTIQSGIYDEDMIKRTSYSTVIDTWNIAEPLIKALREELKSDNTYQEFEWLAARWRNQPLNLKRGRFIR
- a CDS encoding peptide MFS transporter, which encodes MSQSNNATGSQHRAAIPAGAGTLFFVQTFATLGFAVLYSTLVLYATKKLGFSEDNANAIMGVFGAFNYGLHMFGGYLGGRYLSNRNLFVLGMVLQVFGCALIALAGVTGLYWGLAMFLTGSGLNVTCLNMMLTQRFAPDDDRRESAFLWNYAGMNLGFFIGFAVAGYFQLSENYRALFLFATLGNVAAILVTLSRWSILADISTPLKEASRSQLLRRMAVGIAILIVLVPVIRMLLTHAEFSSYFVVALGIVIFALMALVTFRHRDADERRRMKAYLLLALGSLVFWTLYQLAPMGLMLFSENNINLNVYGIRVAPQWIQNINTVVIVIGGPLMALWFNRLRQRGWNIDIPAQFSASLFCMGLGMLVLPFGIHLAGGDGLVAFKWIAISYLLQSIGELLISPIGYAMIGKLAPPRYQGVMMGCWMMVTGVASVLASYISGLMPQNAGSTPVLTNPGYSQVFNALGWGSVITGVVLLVLIPLLRRMIRREPVAA